One region of Streptomyces leeuwenhoekii genomic DNA includes:
- a CDS encoding glycosyltransferase: MTSYAVVIPTLARDTLADCLAALAAATGPRPEQIVLVDDRPGPEAEAGALEYPLGVLGDLRARTVVLHSGGRGPAAARNTGLRAVTAPWTAFLDDDVQVGPHWCDQLVQDLAEAAPDTGAVQGVIAVPLPGERRPTDWERATAGLARARWITADMAYRTEALKQVGGFDERFTRAFREDADLALRVLAAGWRIRQGRRTTRHPVRPASRWVSLTQQRGNADDALMRRLHGPDWWEKAVAPRGRIRRHAAVTAAAAAALALAAAGRPRAAALAGLGWAAGTAEFAWARIAPGPRTRYEVTTMLVTSALIPPAATWHRLSGAWRHRNAPAWQEVAA, encoded by the coding sequence ATGACCTCGTACGCCGTCGTGATCCCCACCCTCGCGCGCGACACGCTCGCCGACTGCCTGGCCGCGCTCGCCGCCGCGACGGGACCGCGCCCCGAGCAGATCGTCCTGGTCGACGACCGGCCCGGGCCGGAGGCCGAGGCGGGCGCGCTGGAGTACCCGCTCGGTGTCCTCGGCGACCTGCGCGCCCGCACGGTGGTGCTGCACAGCGGCGGGCGCGGACCGGCCGCCGCCCGCAACACGGGCCTGCGCGCGGTCACCGCGCCGTGGACCGCCTTCCTCGACGACGACGTCCAGGTCGGCCCCCACTGGTGCGACCAGCTCGTCCAGGACCTCGCCGAGGCCGCCCCCGACACCGGGGCCGTACAGGGCGTGATCGCCGTCCCGCTGCCCGGCGAGCGCCGCCCCACCGACTGGGAACGCGCCACCGCCGGTCTGGCACGGGCCCGCTGGATCACCGCCGACATGGCTTATCGCACCGAGGCCCTCAAGCAGGTCGGCGGCTTCGACGAACGCTTCACCCGCGCCTTCCGCGAGGATGCCGACCTCGCCCTGCGCGTCCTCGCCGCCGGCTGGCGCATCCGGCAGGGCCGCCGCACCACCCGGCACCCGGTCCGCCCCGCCTCCCGCTGGGTCTCCCTCACCCAGCAGCGCGGCAACGCCGACGACGCCCTGATGCGCCGCCTGCACGGCCCGGACTGGTGGGAGAAGGCGGTGGCCCCCCGCGGCCGGATCCGCCGGCACGCCGCCGTCACCGCCGCCGCGGCGGCCGCCCTCGCCCTCGCCGCGGCCGGCCGCCCCCGGGCCGCCGCGCTCGCCGGGCTCGGCTGGGCCGCCGGCACCGCCGAGTTCGCCTGGGCCCGCATCGCCCCCGGACCCCGCACCCGGTACGAGGTGACGACCATGCTCGTCACCAGCGCCCTCATCCCGCCGGCCGCGACCTGGCACCGGCTGAGCGGGGCGTGGCGGCACCGGAACGCCCCCGCCTGGCAGGAGGTGGCCGCATGA
- a CDS encoding SRPBCC family protein, with the protein MVTFSLERTVPLPLDETWRRLTEWPRHGEAVPLTRVRVRTAPPTRTGTVVVARTGLGPLAFDDTMEVTVWEPPGDGTPGRCRLQKRGRVVGGWAEIEVRPGPGGRTRVLWREDLRVRPLPGAFDGVLRGAGRYVFGRAVNRLLGQE; encoded by the coding sequence GTGGTCACCTTCTCCCTCGAACGCACGGTGCCGCTGCCCCTGGACGAGACGTGGCGCCGGCTCACCGAGTGGCCCCGCCACGGCGAGGCCGTGCCGCTGACCCGGGTCCGCGTCCGCACCGCCCCGCCGACCCGCACCGGCACGGTCGTGGTGGCCCGCACGGGCCTCGGTCCCCTCGCCTTCGACGACACCATGGAGGTGACCGTCTGGGAGCCCCCGGGGGACGGCACCCCCGGCCGGTGCCGGCTGCAGAAGCGGGGCCGGGTGGTCGGCGGCTGGGCGGAGATCGAGGTCCGCCCCGGACCCGGCGGCCGGACCCGGGTGCTCTGGCGGGAGGACCTGCGGGTGCGCCCGCTGCCGGGCGCCTTCGACGGCGTACTGCGGGGAGCGGGCCGGTACGTGTTCGGGCGGGCGGTGAACCGGCTGCTCGGACAGGAGTGA
- a CDS encoding NCS2 family permease, with protein sequence MTQQSLEPKSVAEDAGDGTRIPAGRSWLDRYFHISRRGSTVAREVRGGVTTFMAMAYILLLNPLILSGEDAAGDTLATKALITATAFAAAFTTLLMGFVGKVPLALAAGLSVSGVLASQVAPEMTWPQAMGMCVMYGVVIMLLVVTGLREMIMNAIPLALKHGITMGIGLFIAIIGFYKAGFVHQGSAGTPLVLGPAGELAGWPVLLFCGTLLLIFMLQARDVPGAILIGIVTGTVVAAALNAAGVIDPKQWANGAPELHGSAVSMPDFALFGQVEFGGWGEVGAMTVGMIVFTLVLAGFFDAMATIIGVGTEAKLADDKGRMPGLSKALFIDGAGGAIGGVAGGSGQTVFIESATGVGEGARTGLASVVTGTFFAACLFFTPLTAIVPQEIASAALVVIGAMMLMNARHVDWSDRATAIPVFLTVVLMPFTYTITTGVAAGVIAYTAIKVAQGRAREIGAFMWVLSVVFVVYFALNPIESWLGVH encoded by the coding sequence ATGACCCAGCAGTCACTGGAGCCCAAGAGTGTCGCGGAGGACGCGGGTGACGGCACCCGCATCCCGGCCGGACGCTCTTGGCTCGACCGGTACTTCCACATATCCCGGCGGGGATCCACGGTCGCGCGCGAGGTGCGCGGCGGCGTCACGACCTTCATGGCGATGGCGTACATCCTCCTGCTCAACCCCCTGATCCTGTCCGGCGAGGACGCGGCGGGGGACACCCTCGCCACCAAGGCGCTGATCACCGCCACCGCGTTCGCGGCGGCCTTCACCACGCTGCTGATGGGCTTCGTCGGCAAGGTGCCGCTGGCCCTCGCCGCGGGCCTGTCCGTCTCCGGTGTCCTCGCCTCGCAGGTCGCGCCCGAGATGACCTGGCCGCAGGCGATGGGCATGTGCGTGATGTACGGCGTGGTCATCATGCTGCTGGTCGTCACCGGCCTGCGGGAAATGATCATGAATGCGATCCCGCTCGCCCTCAAGCACGGCATCACCATGGGCATCGGCCTGTTCATCGCCATCATCGGCTTCTACAAGGCCGGCTTCGTCCACCAGGGCTCGGCGGGCACCCCGCTGGTCCTCGGCCCGGCGGGCGAACTGGCCGGATGGCCGGTGCTGCTCTTCTGCGGCACCCTCCTGCTGATCTTCATGCTCCAGGCGCGCGACGTGCCCGGCGCCATCCTCATCGGGATCGTCACCGGCACCGTCGTCGCCGCGGCGCTGAACGCCGCCGGCGTCATCGACCCCAAGCAGTGGGCCAACGGCGCCCCCGAACTGCACGGCAGCGCCGTGTCCATGCCCGACTTCGCGCTCTTCGGCCAGGTCGAGTTCGGCGGCTGGGGCGAGGTCGGCGCGATGACCGTCGGCATGATCGTGTTCACGCTGGTGCTCGCCGGGTTCTTCGACGCGATGGCCACCATCATCGGCGTCGGCACGGAGGCGAAGCTCGCCGACGACAAGGGCCGGATGCCGGGCCTGTCCAAGGCGCTGTTCATCGACGGCGCGGGCGGCGCGATCGGCGGGGTCGCCGGCGGCAGCGGCCAGACCGTGTTCATCGAGTCCGCCACCGGCGTCGGCGAGGGCGCCCGCACCGGCCTGGCCTCGGTGGTCACCGGAACGTTCTTCGCGGCCTGCCTGTTCTTCACCCCGCTGACGGCGATCGTGCCGCAGGAGATCGCCTCCGCCGCGCTGGTGGTCATCGGCGCGATGATGCTGATGAACGCCCGGCACGTGGACTGGTCGGACCGCGCCACCGCGATCCCGGTCTTCCTCACCGTGGTCCTGATGCCGTTCACTTACACCATCACCACCGGTGTCGCCGCCGGCGTCATCGCCTACACCGCCATCAAGGTCGCCCAGGGCAGGGCGCGGGAGATCGGGGCCTTCATGTGGGTCCTCTCGGTCGTCTTCGTCGTCTACTTCGCCCTCAACCCGATCGAGAGCTGGCTGGGCGTGCACTAG
- a CDS encoding D-glycero-alpha-D-manno-heptose-1,7-bisphosphate 7-phosphatase produces MSPVKAVLFDRDGTLVHDVPYNGDPGRVRPVDGAREALALLRGRGIRTGVVTNQSGVARGLLTDADVRAVNRRVDELLGPFDVWAVCPHGPDDGCQCRKPEPGLVLRAAGRICADPADCVVVGDIGADVEAARRAGAHGILVPNERTRPQETATAQHIATDLLTAVRAVLDGRPPAGRIVADERPLERAYAPEPPADPCGRPR; encoded by the coding sequence ATGAGCCCCGTCAAGGCCGTCCTGTTCGACCGCGACGGCACCCTCGTCCACGACGTCCCCTACAACGGCGACCCCGGCCGGGTGCGGCCCGTCGACGGCGCCCGGGAGGCGCTCGCCCTGCTGCGCGGACGCGGCATCCGCACCGGCGTCGTCACCAACCAGTCCGGCGTCGCCCGCGGCCTGCTCACCGACGCCGACGTCCGCGCCGTCAACCGGCGCGTCGACGAACTGCTCGGCCCGTTCGACGTGTGGGCGGTGTGCCCGCACGGCCCCGACGACGGCTGCCAGTGCCGCAAACCGGAGCCCGGCCTGGTGCTCCGGGCAGCCGGGCGGATCTGCGCCGACCCGGCCGACTGCGTCGTCGTCGGCGACATCGGCGCCGACGTGGAGGCCGCCCGCCGCGCCGGCGCCCACGGCATCCTCGTCCCGAACGAGCGGACCCGCCCGCAGGAGACGGCGACGGCCCAGCACATCGCGACGGACCTGCTGACCGCCGTACGCGCGGTGCTCGACGGACGGCCGCCCGCGGGCCGGATCGTGGCCGACGAACGCCCCCTGGAGCGGGCCTACGCCCCCGAGCCCCCCGCCGACCCGTGCGGGAGGCCGCGATGA
- a CDS encoding multicopper oxidase family protein has product MRTYHPSHTSPTRRAVLGAGIAAATSGLLGACSHGGSRDRGSPGAPAADTPGRLVAPNGETRRTPAAPLRKHTFRATPSQVELGAGRTFSTWTYEGLLPGREVRVTAGDTLALRFANHLPEATTVHWHGIELRNDMDGVPGVTQAPVEPGETFDYRFTVPHPGTYWFHPHMGVQIDRGMYSPLIVDDPREPLEYDHEWIVMLDDWIDGVGGSTPDDVLRQLRRGKPAMGHGNRPEGPVEAGGGALADTASGGTGDGKGPAGAPSPSPYRGKGPERLMSGATSKLLGGHAGDVAYPYYLINGRTADDPTWFRARPGDRIRLRIINAGGESAFRVALGGHRMTITHSDGFPVRPYRTDALVIGMGERYDVLVTAGSGVFPLVALAEGKRGRAMAVLRTGAGAVPKPSAHPEELDREVLVSAHRLRPDESVALSRRGYDRLLKLKLTGGMKEYDWGIDHKPYDPDTLHRVERGERVRLVVINATHMWHPVHLHGHTYSLAGIDSNGARKDTTILLPHHKLVADFDADNPGLWMLHCHNIYHAESGMMTTLAYHG; this is encoded by the coding sequence ATGCGCACGTACCACCCCAGTCACACATCTCCCACACGCCGCGCCGTGCTCGGCGCCGGGATCGCGGCCGCGACTTCCGGGCTGCTCGGCGCCTGCTCCCACGGCGGCTCGCGCGACCGCGGCAGCCCCGGCGCGCCCGCGGCGGACACCCCCGGCAGACTCGTCGCGCCGAACGGCGAGACCCGTCGGACCCCTGCCGCACCACTCCGCAAGCACACCTTCCGGGCCACCCCGTCACAGGTCGAGCTGGGCGCCGGGCGCACCTTCAGCACCTGGACGTACGAGGGACTGCTGCCCGGGCGGGAGGTTCGGGTCACCGCGGGTGACACCCTGGCGCTGAGGTTCGCCAACCACCTGCCGGAGGCGACGACCGTGCACTGGCACGGCATCGAGCTGCGCAACGACATGGACGGCGTTCCCGGTGTGACGCAGGCACCGGTCGAACCCGGCGAAACGTTCGACTACCGCTTCACCGTGCCGCATCCCGGCACCTACTGGTTCCACCCTCATATGGGGGTGCAGATCGATCGCGGGATGTACTCACCGTTGATCGTCGACGACCCGAGGGAACCGCTCGAGTACGACCACGAGTGGATCGTCATGCTGGACGACTGGATCGACGGCGTGGGCGGCTCCACCCCCGACGACGTCCTCCGCCAGCTCCGCAGGGGCAAGCCCGCGATGGGCCACGGCAACAGGCCGGAGGGTCCGGTGGAGGCGGGCGGTGGGGCGTTGGCGGACACCGCGTCCGGGGGAACGGGCGACGGGAAGGGCCCCGCGGGGGCGCCCTCACCGTCGCCGTACCGCGGGAAGGGGCCCGAGCGGCTCATGTCGGGCGCCACCAGCAAGCTGCTCGGTGGCCACGCGGGAGACGTCGCCTACCCCTACTACCTGATCAACGGGCGCACGGCGGACGACCCCACGTGGTTCAGGGCCAGGCCCGGCGACCGGATCAGGCTGCGCATCATCAACGCCGGCGGGGAGTCGGCCTTCCGGGTGGCGCTCGGCGGCCACCGGATGACCATCACCCACAGCGACGGCTTCCCCGTGCGGCCCTACCGGACCGACGCGCTGGTCATCGGCATGGGCGAGCGGTACGACGTGCTGGTCACCGCGGGGTCCGGGGTCTTCCCGCTCGTCGCGCTCGCCGAGGGCAAGCGGGGCCGGGCCATGGCCGTCCTGCGCACCGGCGCCGGTGCGGTCCCCAAGCCGTCCGCGCACCCCGAGGAGCTCGACCGCGAGGTGCTGGTCTCCGCCCACCGGCTCCGGCCGGACGAGTCGGTCGCGCTGTCCCGCCGCGGGTACGACCGCCTTCTGAAGCTCAAGCTGACCGGCGGCATGAAGGAGTACGACTGGGGGATCGACCACAAGCCCTACGACCCGGACACGCTCCACAGGGTCGAACGGGGGGAACGGGTGCGGCTGGTCGTCATCAACGCCACCCACATGTGGCATCCCGTGCATCTGCACGGCCACACCTATTCCCTCGCCGGCATCGACTCGAACGGCGCCCGCAAGGACACGACGATCCTGCTGCCGCACCACAAGCTGGTGGCGGACTTCGACGCGGACAACCCCGGACTGTGGATGCTGCACTGCCACAACATCTACCACGCGGAGTCCGGGATGATGACGACCCTCGCCTACCACGGGTGA
- a CDS encoding NAD-dependent epimerase/dehydratase family protein — MSDSPVSGRVWRRALVTGGAGFVGSHLCGRLLDTGAEVVCLDNLATGSRSNVAELERRLGFRFVRADATDPRAVRNLPGRFDLVLHFACPASPADYLRLPLQTLDVGSTGTRNALERARADGARFVLASTSEVYGDPLEHPQRETYWGNVNPVGPRSVYDESKRFAEALTTAHRQVHGTDTAIVRIFNTYGPRMRTGDGRAVPTFIAQALDGMPLTVAGDGSQTRSLCYVDDTVAGVLALAASGETGPMNIGGGEEITMLELARRIVELTGSGSRIRFVERPVDDPGRRRPDTTLARERLGWRPRVGWSEGLERTIGWFAHSVAA, encoded by the coding sequence GTGAGCGACAGCCCCGTGAGCGGACGTGTCTGGCGCCGGGCCCTGGTGACCGGCGGAGCCGGGTTCGTGGGTTCCCATCTGTGCGGCCGGTTGCTGGACACCGGTGCCGAGGTGGTCTGCCTCGACAACCTGGCCACCGGATCCCGGAGCAACGTGGCCGAGCTGGAACGGCGGCTCGGCTTCCGGTTCGTCCGGGCCGACGCCACCGACCCGCGCGCCGTGCGCAACCTGCCCGGCCGGTTCGACCTCGTCCTGCACTTCGCCTGCCCGGCCTCGCCCGCCGACTATCTGCGGCTGCCGCTGCAGACCCTCGACGTCGGCAGTACCGGCACCCGCAACGCCCTGGAGCGGGCCCGCGCCGACGGCGCCCGCTTCGTCCTCGCCTCCACCTCGGAGGTCTACGGCGACCCGCTGGAGCACCCGCAGCGCGAGACCTACTGGGGCAACGTCAACCCGGTCGGCCCGCGCAGTGTCTACGACGAGTCCAAGCGGTTCGCCGAGGCGCTGACCACCGCCCACCGCCAGGTGCACGGCACCGACACCGCCATCGTCCGCATCTTCAACACCTACGGCCCCCGGATGCGCACCGGCGACGGCCGCGCCGTGCCCACCTTCATCGCCCAGGCCCTGGACGGCATGCCCCTCACCGTCGCGGGCGACGGCAGCCAGACCCGGTCCCTGTGCTACGTCGACGACACCGTGGCCGGCGTCCTCGCCCTGGCCGCCTCCGGCGAGACCGGCCCGATGAACATCGGCGGCGGCGAGGAGATCACCATGCTGGAGCTGGCCCGGCGCATCGTCGAGCTCACCGGCTCCGGTTCCCGCATCCGCTTCGTCGAACGCCCCGTCGACGACCCCGGCCGGCGCCGGCCCGACACGACCCTCGCGCGGGAGCGGCTCGGCTGGCGGCCGCGGGTCGGCTGGAGCGAGGGGCTGGAGCGGACCATCGGCTGGTTCGCGCACTCCGTGGCGGCGTGA
- a CDS encoding polysaccharide deacetylase family protein → MPSLTRKTKNTGTGLRAAAALLAAAALTPALTGCAKVDTTAPSTVRSAPASPAAAFGSVDCRKAKCIALTFDAGPSEHSARLLDILKDKQVPATFFLLGKRHIEKYPELVRRMAAEGHEVAGHTWTHKILTRSEPEEIREELERPNAEIERLTGRRPTLVRPPQGRTDDTVHEICRELGLAEVLWSVTAKDYKTNDSALITQRVLAQSSRDGIILLHDIYDGTVPAVPGIIDALKERGYVFVTVPQLLAPGKAEPGKVYRP, encoded by the coding sequence ATGCCTTCTCTGACCAGGAAGACGAAGAACACGGGGACCGGGTTGCGCGCCGCCGCCGCGCTGCTGGCGGCGGCGGCCCTGACACCGGCGCTGACCGGCTGCGCGAAGGTCGACACGACCGCGCCGAGCACCGTCCGCAGCGCCCCCGCCTCACCGGCCGCCGCCTTCGGCAGCGTCGACTGCCGCAAGGCCAAGTGCATCGCGCTGACCTTCGACGCCGGGCCGAGCGAACACTCCGCGCGGCTGCTCGACATCCTGAAGGACAAGCAGGTCCCGGCGACCTTCTTCCTGCTCGGCAAGCGGCACATCGAGAAGTACCCGGAGCTCGTCCGGCGGATGGCCGCCGAGGGGCACGAGGTGGCCGGCCACACCTGGACCCACAAGATCCTCACCCGGAGCGAGCCGGAGGAGATACGCGAGGAGCTGGAGCGCCCCAACGCGGAGATAGAGCGCCTGACCGGCCGCCGCCCGACGCTGGTGCGCCCGCCCCAGGGCCGCACCGACGACACGGTGCACGAGATCTGCCGCGAGCTCGGCCTCGCGGAGGTGCTGTGGAGCGTGACCGCCAAGGACTACAAGACGAACGACTCCGCGCTGATCACCCAGCGCGTGCTGGCCCAGTCCTCCCGGGACGGCATCATCCTGCTGCACGACATCTACGACGGGACCGTCCCCGCCGTGCCGGGGATCATCGACGCGCTCAAGGAGCGGGGGTACGTCTTCGTGACGGTGCCGCAACTGCTGGCGCCGGGGAAGGCCGAACCGGGGAAGGTCTACCGGCCGTGA
- a CDS encoding XdhC family protein codes for MLDIAEELHRWVEQGRDFAVATVVAVGGSAPRQPGAALAVDADGTAIGSVSGGCVEGAVYELCNQTLRDGETVLERFGYSDEDAFAVGLTCGGVIDILVTPVRADAPARPVLAAALAAAARGEAAGVARIVSGPAELMGRVLTVRPDGTREGGFGAHPELDRTVAAEAGAFLDAGRTGTLEIGEQGSRCGAPLTVLIESSVPPPRMIVFGAIDFAAALVRVGKFLGYHVTVCDARPVFATAARFPEADEVVVGWPHEYLERTDVDGRTVLCVLTHDAKFDVPLLKLALRLPVAYVGAMGSRRTHLDRNRRLREVGVTDLELARLRSPIGLDLGARTPEETALSIAAQIVADRRGGSGVSLTGAHTPIHHDGDSAPARRIGSVA; via the coding sequence ATGCTGGACATCGCCGAAGAGCTGCACCGGTGGGTCGAGCAGGGACGCGACTTCGCCGTGGCCACCGTGGTGGCCGTCGGCGGCAGCGCTCCCCGCCAGCCCGGCGCCGCGCTCGCGGTGGACGCCGACGGCACGGCGATCGGCTCGGTCTCCGGGGGCTGTGTGGAGGGCGCCGTCTACGAGCTGTGCAACCAGACGCTGCGCGACGGCGAGACGGTCCTGGAGCGCTTCGGCTACAGCGACGAGGACGCCTTCGCCGTCGGCCTGACCTGCGGGGGCGTGATCGACATACTCGTCACGCCGGTGCGGGCGGACGCCCCCGCCCGCCCGGTGCTCGCCGCCGCGCTCGCCGCCGCCGCCCGGGGCGAGGCGGCGGGGGTGGCGCGGATCGTCTCCGGCCCGGCGGAGCTCATGGGACGGGTGCTGACGGTCCGGCCCGACGGCACCCGGGAGGGCGGCTTCGGCGCCCACCCGGAGCTGGACCGCACGGTGGCCGCGGAGGCGGGCGCCTTCCTGGACGCCGGACGCACCGGCACGCTGGAGATCGGTGAGCAGGGCTCGCGCTGCGGAGCACCGCTCACCGTGCTGATCGAGTCCTCCGTGCCGCCGCCCCGCATGATCGTCTTCGGGGCCATCGACTTCGCCGCGGCGCTGGTCCGCGTCGGCAAGTTCCTCGGCTACCACGTGACGGTGTGCGACGCCCGCCCGGTCTTCGCCACGGCGGCCCGCTTCCCGGAGGCCGACGAGGTCGTGGTCGGCTGGCCCCACGAGTACCTGGAGCGCACGGACGTCGACGGCCGCACGGTCCTGTGCGTCCTCACCCACGACGCCAAGTTCGACGTACCGCTGCTGAAGCTCGCCCTGCGCCTGCCGGTCGCCTACGTCGGCGCGATGGGCTCCCGGCGCACCCATCTGGACCGCAACCGGCGTCTGCGCGAGGTCGGCGTCACCGATCTGGAACTGGCCCGGCTGCGCTCGCCCATCGGCCTGGACCTCGGCGCCCGCACCCCGGAGGAGACGGCCCTGTCCATCGCCGCCCAGATCGTCGCCGACCGGCGCGGCGGCAGCGGGGTCTCCCTGACCGGCGCCCACACCCCGATCCACCACGACGGCGACTCCGCGCCGGCGCGGCGGATCGGCTCGGTCGCCTGA
- a CDS encoding carbamoyltransferase family protein, producing the protein MRILGINALFHDPAAALVVDGRTVAAAEEERFSRRKHGKRPVPFSAWEVPELSARWCLEYAGIRPGELDAVAYSFDPRLARPARDMGLDDPWDPLRLEYARRAPEFLAEALPGLDPEQVVFVPHHVAHAASAGPASPHPDNDVLVLDGRGECASHLAGRYRDGKLDTLSAQALPHSLGLVYEELTEHLGFLRSSDEFKVMALASYGKPRFLEKLREHVHATGDGGFHAHGVDWAAFAPARAEGEDWTRDHADLAASAQAVLEETLLDLVGWLHREAGGETLTMAGGVALNCVANSRIARQGPYRRVWVQPAAGDAGTALGGALHLAAQEGAPQPIPGADLGRGWSDEELRAWLETAAVPYEEPDDIAETVAEELARDGIVAWFQGRSEYGPRALGHRSLLAHPGRAENLERLNHVKGREEFRPVAPMVLADRAAGIFDGPVPSPYMLFVHDVAAAWRDRIPAVVHVDGTARIQTVEERREPLVARMLAAFERRTGLPVVVNTSLNTAGRPMVDDPRDALECFGSAPVDLLALGPFAIRRGKAFA; encoded by the coding sequence ATGCGCATCCTCGGTATCAACGCCCTGTTCCACGACCCGGCCGCCGCCCTCGTCGTCGACGGCAGGACCGTTGCCGCCGCCGAGGAGGAGCGCTTCAGCCGCCGCAAGCACGGCAAGCGGCCGGTGCCGTTCTCCGCCTGGGAGGTACCGGAGCTGTCGGCGCGCTGGTGCCTGGAGTACGCCGGGATACGGCCCGGCGAGCTGGACGCCGTCGCCTACTCCTTCGACCCCCGGCTCGCCCGTCCCGCCCGCGACATGGGCCTGGACGACCCCTGGGACCCGCTGCGCCTGGAGTACGCCCGCCGCGCCCCCGAGTTCCTCGCCGAGGCGCTGCCCGGACTCGACCCCGAGCAGGTCGTCTTCGTCCCGCACCACGTGGCGCACGCCGCCTCCGCGGGCCCCGCCTCCCCGCACCCCGACAACGACGTCCTCGTCCTGGACGGCCGCGGCGAGTGCGCCTCCCACCTGGCCGGCCGCTACCGCGACGGCAAGCTCGACACCCTGTCCGCCCAGGCGCTGCCGCACTCCCTCGGCCTGGTCTACGAGGAACTGACCGAGCACCTCGGCTTCCTGCGCAGCAGCGACGAGTTCAAGGTGATGGCCCTCGCCTCCTACGGCAAGCCCCGCTTCCTGGAGAAGCTGCGCGAACACGTCCACGCCACCGGCGACGGGGGATTCCACGCCCACGGCGTCGACTGGGCCGCGTTCGCCCCGGCCCGCGCCGAGGGCGAGGACTGGACGCGGGACCACGCCGACCTCGCCGCCAGCGCCCAGGCCGTCCTGGAGGAGACCCTGCTGGACCTCGTCGGCTGGCTGCACCGCGAGGCCGGCGGGGAGACTCTCACCATGGCGGGCGGCGTCGCCCTCAACTGCGTCGCCAACTCACGGATCGCCAGGCAGGGCCCGTACCGGCGGGTGTGGGTGCAGCCCGCCGCCGGTGACGCCGGCACCGCCCTCGGCGGCGCCCTGCACCTGGCCGCGCAGGAAGGCGCCCCGCAGCCCATCCCCGGCGCCGACCTCGGCCGCGGCTGGAGCGACGAGGAACTGCGCGCCTGGCTGGAGACGGCCGCCGTCCCCTACGAGGAACCCGACGACATCGCCGAGACCGTCGCCGAGGAACTGGCCCGGGACGGCATCGTCGCCTGGTTCCAGGGCCGCAGCGAGTACGGACCCCGCGCCCTCGGGCACCGCTCCCTGCTGGCGCACCCGGGCCGCGCGGAGAACCTGGAACGCCTCAACCACGTCAAGGGCCGCGAGGAGTTCCGGCCGGTCGCCCCGATGGTCCTGGCCGACCGCGCCGCCGGGATCTTCGACGGGCCCGTCCCGAGCCCCTACATGCTCTTCGTCCACGACGTCGCCGCCGCCTGGCGGGACCGCATCCCGGCCGTCGTCCACGTGGACGGCACCGCCCGCATCCAGACCGTCGAGGAACGCCGCGAACCGCTCGTCGCCCGCATGCTCGCCGCCTTCGAGCGGCGCACCGGACTGCCCGTCGTCGTCAACACCAGCCTCAACACCGCCGGCCGGCCCATGGTCGACGACCCGCGCGACGCCCTGGAGTGCTTCGGGTCCGCCCCCGTGGACCTGCTGGCCCTCGGACCGTTCGCGATCCGTCGTGGGAAGGCGTTCGCATGA